From a region of the Pseudomonas fulva 12-X genome:
- a CDS encoding YebC/PmpR family DNA-binding transcriptional regulator, translating into MGAQWKAKPKEAAANARGKIFGRLVKEIMVAARNGADPDMNPKLRLAIHQAKKASMPKDTLDRAIKKGAGLSGETVNFERTTYEGFAPHQVPLIVECLTDNVNRTVAEIRVLFRKGQMGSSGSVTWDFDHVGLIEASSDSGADPELAAIEAGAQDFDEADEGNTLFITEPTDLDLVSRALPEQGFTVNSAKLGYRPKNPVTSLTPEQLEEVEAFLEAIDNHDDVQNVYVGLAG; encoded by the coding sequence ATGGGCGCCCAGTGGAAAGCCAAACCTAAAGAAGCCGCCGCCAACGCCAGGGGCAAGATCTTCGGCCGCCTGGTCAAGGAAATCATGGTCGCCGCGCGCAATGGCGCCGACCCGGACATGAACCCCAAGCTGCGCCTGGCCATCCACCAGGCCAAAAAAGCCTCGATGCCCAAGGACACCCTGGACCGCGCGATCAAGAAAGGTGCGGGCCTGAGCGGCGAGACGGTGAACTTCGAGCGCACCACCTATGAAGGTTTCGCACCCCACCAGGTGCCACTGATCGTCGAGTGCCTGACCGACAACGTCAACCGCACCGTGGCCGAGATCCGCGTACTGTTTCGCAAGGGCCAGATGGGCAGCAGCGGCTCGGTAACCTGGGACTTCGACCATGTCGGGCTGATCGAGGCCTCCAGCGACAGCGGCGCCGACCCTGAGCTGGCCGCCATCGAAGCCGGCGCCCAGGATTTCGACGAGGCCGACGAAGGCAACACCCTGTTCATCACCGAGCCGACCGATCTCGACCTGGTCAGCCGCGCCCTGCCGGAGCAAGGCTTCACCGTCAACTCGGCCAAGCTCGGCTACCGCCCAAAGAACCCGGTCACCAGCCTAACGCCGGAGCAACTCGAAGAAGTCGAAGCCTTCCTGGAGGCCATCGACAACCACGACGACGTGCAGAACGTTTACGTGGGCCTGGCTGGCTAA
- a CDS encoding DUF2789 domain-containing protein encodes MELPNKDLGTLFEQLGLPSDPASIDAFIAKHYPLPDDVKVSEAPFWNQAQAAFLKDELLEDAEWAPVVDELNVRLHENKLA; translated from the coding sequence ATGGAACTGCCTAACAAAGACCTCGGTACCCTGTTCGAGCAACTGGGCCTGCCGTCCGACCCCGCCAGCATCGATGCCTTCATCGCCAAGCACTATCCGCTGCCCGATGACGTGAAAGTCTCCGAGGCGCCGTTCTGGAACCAGGCCCAGGCCGCGTTTCTCAAGGACGAACTGCTGGAAGACGCCGAGTGGGCGCCGGTGGTGGACGAGCTGAACGTGCGCCTGCACGAGAACAAGTTGGCCTGA
- a CDS encoding serine hydrolase domain-containing protein translates to MQRCSTALFPTAIALLLGACASSTTPADNAERIGRAQDLYELPPAYQAGTYRHMDELFYTRTVHRGPQVLPLPKRSEVPVQYTADGQRLGVEAFMQRNQVSGLLILKDGKVALERYAMGNDASTRWTSFSVVKSISSTLVGAAVQQGKIASVNDPITRYLPQLKGGAYDGVSVEQVLQMSSGVAWDETYRDPQSDRRRMFELQLANNPGALLKQMSGLKKAHAPGTTFNYSTGESHLQSELVHAATGMTASDYLSERIWARLGMERDAFWQLDSRAGQEIGSSGLSATLRDYGRFGQFILDDGVIDGERILPAGWLQRATRAPAGSHLEPGKLYDGEYALGYGYQWWLFPTGSTALPNHDGDAFEAQGIFGQFLYINPKEKVVAVIWSTWPKPEMDEREMETYAFIGAAVEALR, encoded by the coding sequence TTGCAACGTTGCAGCACCGCCCTCTTCCCAACCGCCATCGCCCTCTTGCTCGGCGCCTGCGCCAGCTCAACGACGCCCGCCGACAACGCGGAACGCATCGGCCGCGCTCAAGATCTGTACGAATTGCCGCCGGCCTACCAGGCGGGCACTTACCGGCACATGGACGAACTGTTCTACACCCGCACCGTACACCGCGGCCCGCAGGTGCTGCCGCTACCCAAGCGCAGCGAGGTGCCGGTGCAATACACGGCAGATGGGCAGCGCCTGGGCGTCGAGGCGTTCATGCAGCGCAATCAGGTCAGCGGCCTGCTGATTCTCAAGGACGGCAAGGTGGCGCTGGAGCGCTATGCCATGGGCAACGACGCCAGCACCCGCTGGACGTCCTTCAGCGTGGTCAAGTCGATCTCCTCGACCCTGGTCGGCGCCGCCGTGCAGCAGGGCAAGATCGCCAGCGTGAACGACCCGATCACCCGTTATCTGCCCCAACTAAAGGGCGGCGCCTACGACGGCGTCAGCGTGGAGCAGGTGCTGCAGATGAGCTCCGGTGTGGCCTGGGATGAAACCTACCGCGATCCGCAATCGGACCGGCGCCGCATGTTCGAGCTGCAACTGGCGAACAATCCCGGCGCCCTGCTCAAGCAGATGTCGGGCCTCAAGAAGGCGCACGCGCCCGGCACCACTTTCAATTACAGCACCGGCGAGTCGCACCTGCAGAGCGAGCTGGTGCATGCGGCAACCGGCATGACGGCCAGCGATTACCTGTCCGAGCGCATCTGGGCACGATTGGGCATGGAGCGCGACGCCTTCTGGCAGCTCGACAGCCGCGCCGGCCAGGAAATCGGCAGCAGCGGCCTGTCGGCGACCCTGCGCGATTACGGCCGCTTCGGCCAGTTCATCCTCGATGACGGGGTGATCGACGGCGAACGCATCCTGCCGGCCGGCTGGCTGCAACGCGCCACCCGCGCGCCCGCCGGCTCGCACCTGGAACCCGGCAAGCTGTACGACGGCGAATACGCCCTGGGCTATGGCTACCAGTGGTGGCTGTTCCCGACCGGCAGCACGGCGCTGCCCAACCACGACGGCGACGCCTTCGAGGCCCAGGGTATCTTTGGCCAGTTCCTGTATATCAATCCCAAAGAGAAGGTGGTGGCGGTGATCTGGAGCACCTGGCCAAAGCCGGAGATGGATGAACGAGAGATGGAAACCTACGCCTTCATTGGCGCAGCGGTCGAAGCGCTGCGCTGA
- a CDS encoding LysR family transcriptional regulator, whose amino-acid sequence MGGEPGSQPRRTRLPSLMALRCFEAAARLESFSQAAQELHLTHGAVSRAVRLLEDDLGMPLFERRRQRVFLNGAGRTLARAVGQGLDLMHEAVQALRDSVQQPLPPVLSCEPTLLMRWLIPRWGDFQVSHNGLEPHLVAGGGAFSFEAGVDLAIRRDDFAWPASYHVEVLFTERIGLVCRPDKVSEWFAGSADALALSQAAPLLQTRTRPSAFQDWARASGCPLPAGPSRRFEHFYFSLQAAVAGLGVAIGPWHLVRDDIEAGLLAAPLGFVEDGSRYCLLAPQPIAAESLEARLVQWLRAQGA is encoded by the coding sequence ATGGGTGGTGAGCCAGGTTCACAACCTAGACGGACGCGGCTACCGTCGCTCATGGCGCTGCGTTGTTTCGAAGCGGCTGCGCGTCTGGAGAGTTTCAGTCAGGCCGCGCAGGAGCTGCATCTGACCCACGGCGCCGTCAGCCGCGCCGTGCGGTTGCTGGAAGACGACCTGGGCATGCCACTGTTCGAGCGGCGGCGGCAGCGGGTTTTTCTCAATGGTGCAGGGCGCACTCTGGCGCGCGCGGTCGGTCAGGGGCTGGATCTCATGCACGAGGCCGTTCAGGCGCTGCGTGACAGCGTGCAGCAGCCCTTGCCACCGGTGCTGTCATGCGAGCCGACCCTGCTGATGCGTTGGTTGATCCCGCGCTGGGGAGATTTTCAGGTGTCGCACAATGGCCTGGAGCCGCATTTGGTAGCGGGCGGTGGCGCGTTCAGCTTCGAGGCGGGCGTTGATCTGGCTATCCGTCGTGACGACTTCGCCTGGCCCGCCAGTTATCACGTCGAAGTGTTGTTCACCGAGCGGATCGGCCTGGTCTGCCGACCTGACAAGGTCAGCGAATGGTTCGCCGGCTCAGCCGATGCGCTGGCGCTTTCGCAGGCGGCGCCGCTATTGCAAACCCGCACGCGACCGAGCGCCTTCCAGGATTGGGCTCGGGCCAGTGGGTGTCCGCTGCCAGCGGGACCGTCGCGCCGCTTCGAACACTTCTACTTCAGCTTGCAGGCCGCGGTTGCCGGGCTTGGTGTCGCTATCGGGCCATGGCACCTGGTGCGGGACGATATCGAGGCGGGGCTTCTCGCCGCGCCACTGGGATTCGTGGAGGACGGCTCCCGGTATTGCCTGTTGGCACCGCAGCCGATTGCAGCCGAAAGCCTGGAGGCCAGGCTCGTGCAGTGGCTGCGAGCGCAGGGCGCCTGA
- a CDS encoding LysE family translocator, translating into MSEWIAVISITLLAVISPGADFALVTRNSLILSKRAGLFTAMGIGLGVLVHLSYTLLGVGLLLQQSTWLFNLLKLAGAAYLIYLGIGMLRSKAVDTPAAASPTPASSLVALRGGLLTNALNPKTSVFIISLFMQAIQPGTPTTTQIAYGAFIALVHVGWFSLVALCFSAGSVRRRLLSARQWIDRLFGGLLIGLGALLAASH; encoded by the coding sequence ATGAGTGAATGGATAGCTGTAATCAGTATTACGCTGCTGGCGGTGATCAGCCCTGGAGCGGACTTCGCGCTGGTCACCCGCAACAGCCTGATACTTTCCAAGCGCGCCGGGCTGTTCACGGCGATGGGGATCGGGCTGGGCGTGCTGGTCCACCTGAGTTACACGCTGCTGGGCGTCGGCTTGCTACTTCAGCAATCAACCTGGTTGTTCAATTTACTCAAGCTGGCCGGCGCGGCCTACCTGATCTACCTCGGCATCGGCATGTTGCGCAGCAAGGCCGTCGACACACCGGCCGCCGCCTCGCCCACGCCTGCATCGAGCCTGGTGGCCCTGCGGGGCGGCCTGCTGACCAATGCGCTGAACCCGAAAACGTCGGTGTTCATCATCAGCCTGTTTATGCAGGCCATTCAGCCTGGCACTCCGACGACCACGCAGATCGCCTATGGCGCCTTCATCGCCCTGGTCCATGTGGGCTGGTTCAGCCTGGTCGCCCTGTGTTTCTCGGCGGGCTCGGTCAGAAGACGCCTGTTGTCGGCCAGACAGTGGATCGATCGGCTATTCGGCGGCCTGTTGATCGGCCTGGGCGCGCTGCTGGCAGCGTCGCACTGA
- a CDS encoding sulfite exporter TauE/SafE family protein, producing MTLADLLLFAIPAVFLTGLSKGGFGGALGGIAVPLLALATSPMQAVAVMLPILCLADVVGLKAYWGKWDVANLKVMLPGAVIGIVIGSLTFGLLNENLIGLLIGLIAISFVLLGLLQGNPAPRPLQPRRGLALSSVAGFTSFVAHAGGPPVMMHLLPQQLEKLRYVATINMFFLLTNAMKLIPYTWLGQFSRENLLLSLMLAPIVPLGVWSGLWLQSRINHTWFYRIARLGMLLAGLQLIWKNI from the coding sequence ATGACCCTTGCCGACCTGCTGTTGTTCGCCATTCCTGCCGTCTTTCTCACCGGCCTTTCCAAGGGCGGCTTCGGCGGCGCACTGGGCGGCATCGCCGTGCCGCTGCTGGCCCTGGCCACCTCGCCGATGCAGGCGGTGGCGGTCATGCTGCCGATCCTCTGCCTGGCCGACGTGGTCGGGCTCAAGGCCTACTGGGGCAAGTGGGACGTGGCCAACCTCAAGGTCATGCTGCCCGGCGCCGTGATCGGCATCGTCATCGGTTCGCTGACCTTCGGGCTGCTCAACGAGAATCTGATTGGCCTGCTGATCGGCCTGATCGCCATTTCCTTCGTGCTGCTGGGGCTGCTTCAGGGCAACCCGGCACCGCGCCCGCTGCAGCCCAGGCGCGGCCTGGCGTTATCTTCTGTGGCAGGCTTCACCAGCTTCGTTGCCCACGCCGGCGGGCCGCCAGTGATGATGCACCTGCTGCCCCAGCAGCTGGAAAAGCTGCGCTACGTGGCCACCATCAATATGTTCTTCCTGCTCACCAACGCCATGAAGCTGATTCCCTACACCTGGCTCGGCCAGTTCAGCCGCGAGAACCTGCTGCTCAGCCTGATGCTCGCGCCCATCGTGCCGCTCGGAGTATGGAGCGGCCTGTGGCTGCAATCGCGGATCAACCACACCTGGTTCTACCGCATCGCCCGCCTCGGCATGCTGCTGGCCGGGCTGCAGTTGATCTGGAAGAACATCTAG
- the dgt gene encoding dGTPase, translating into MSAAVNFKERICALRPGDQAGGDVDLLYAFESDRGRIINSAAIRRLQQRTQVFPLERNAAVRSRLTHSMEVQQTGRFIVRTLYAQLGERAADYGLDGLQGALESLVEMTCLMHDIGNPPFGHFGEFAIGGWFERALDGLFAVAVPQHQANSELQARMRADLRNFEGNAQAVRLAVNLQRLRLTYTQTAGLLKYLRPAYQPKPGKGMAGAYLNKKPGFYLSEEGFVAELQAVLGQAPGTRHPVAYIMEAADDISYCLADIEDSVEKGILTVTELAPLLVSTFEKLKSPDTPIPGTRQQSFRSLVEQALEGYHREEINKAGEFFVKLRVSMIHPLVQHAARQFIDNIEAVHAGILDRALIEDDSLPHAIVQTFKDVAMARVFCHREVETLQLQGHRIIQGLLDSYGALLRVDAQTFVELTEGSCRREAYLQMLVRRLPSQLIKAYRQAVRECDEVDRAAWEFYHRCRLVQDFISGMTDQHAHDEYRTLFAL; encoded by the coding sequence ATGTCTGCAGCGGTGAACTTCAAAGAACGAATCTGCGCATTGCGCCCCGGTGATCAGGCCGGCGGCGATGTGGATCTGCTCTACGCCTTCGAAAGTGATCGTGGGCGGATCATCAATTCGGCGGCCATTCGCCGTCTGCAGCAACGCACCCAGGTGTTTCCCCTCGAGCGCAATGCGGCGGTGCGCAGCCGCCTGACCCATTCCATGGAAGTCCAGCAGACCGGGCGTTTCATCGTTCGCACGCTCTACGCCCAGCTTGGTGAGCGGGCCGCGGACTACGGCCTGGACGGCTTGCAGGGCGCCCTGGAAAGCCTGGTGGAAATGACCTGCCTGATGCACGACATCGGCAACCCGCCATTCGGGCATTTCGGTGAGTTCGCCATCGGCGGGTGGTTCGAGCGGGCCCTGGATGGGCTGTTCGCCGTAGCCGTGCCGCAGCACCAGGCCAACTCCGAATTGCAGGCCCGCATGCGCGCCGACCTGCGCAACTTCGAAGGCAACGCCCAGGCCGTGCGCCTGGCGGTGAACCTGCAGCGCCTACGCCTGACCTACACCCAGACCGCCGGCCTGCTCAAGTACCTGCGCCCGGCCTACCAGCCCAAGCCCGGCAAGGGCATGGCCGGCGCCTACCTGAACAAGAAACCGGGCTTCTATCTCTCCGAGGAAGGCTTCGTCGCCGAGCTGCAAGCGGTGCTGGGGCAGGCGCCGGGCACCCGTCATCCGGTGGCGTACATCATGGAGGCCGCCGACGACATCTCCTACTGCCTGGCCGATATCGAGGATTCGGTAGAGAAGGGCATCCTCACCGTGACCGAGCTGGCGCCGCTGTTGGTGTCGACCTTCGAGAAACTCAAATCGCCCGACACGCCGATTCCCGGCACCAGGCAGCAGTCGTTCCGCAGCCTGGTCGAGCAGGCGCTTGAGGGATATCACCGGGAAGAGATCAACAAGGCCGGCGAGTTCTTCGTCAAGTTGCGCGTCAGCATGATCCACCCGCTGGTGCAGCACGCGGCGCGGCAGTTCATCGACAATATCGAGGCCGTGCACGCCGGCATCCTGGACCGCGCCTTGATCGAGGACGACAGCCTGCCACACGCCATCGTGCAGACTTTCAAGGATGTGGCCATGGCCCGGGTGTTCTGCCACCGTGAGGTGGAAACCCTGCAGTTGCAGGGCCACCGCATCATTCAGGGGCTGCTGGACAGCTATGGCGCGCTGCTACGGGTGGATGCCCAGACCTTCGTTGAGCTGACCGAAGGCAGCTGCCGCCGTGAGGCGTACCTGCAGATGCTGGTGCGCCGCCTGCCGAGCCAACTGATCAAGGCCTATCGCCAGGCCGTGCGCGAGTGTGACGAGGTGGATCGCGCCGCCTGGGAGTTCTACCACCGTTGCCGGCTGGTGCAGGATTTCATCAGCGGCATGACCGATCAGCATGCCCATGACGAGTACCGAACGCTGTTCGCGCTGTAG
- a CDS encoding NUDIX hydrolase produces MSPRILNIAAACLLDNAGRLLLVRKRGTRMFMLPGGKREAAESALQTLARELDEELNLQLPEAAFTPLGRFNEAAANEADARVEADIFRAALSHPVAPAAELEELRWLHPDDPRGDDLAPLLRLHVLPMIWPKG; encoded by the coding sequence ATGTCGCCACGCATCCTGAACATCGCCGCCGCCTGCCTGCTCGACAATGCAGGCAGGCTGCTGCTGGTGCGCAAACGCGGCACACGCATGTTCATGCTGCCAGGCGGCAAGCGCGAAGCCGCTGAAAGCGCCTTGCAGACCCTGGCCCGCGAGCTCGACGAAGAGCTGAATCTGCAGCTGCCCGAGGCGGCCTTCACGCCGCTGGGCCGCTTCAATGAAGCGGCCGCCAACGAAGCCGATGCCCGCGTTGAAGCCGATATCTTTCGCGCCGCCCTCTCCCATCCTGTCGCACCGGCAGCCGAGCTCGAAGAGCTGCGCTGGCTCCATCCTGACGACCCACGTGGCGATGACCTGGCGCCGCTGCTGCGCCTGCATGTATTGCCAATGATCTGGCCCAAGGGTTGA